In one Bos mutus isolate GX-2022 chromosome 19, NWIPB_WYAK_1.1, whole genome shotgun sequence genomic region, the following are encoded:
- the MPP2 gene encoding MAGUK p55 subfamily member 2 isoform X2, with protein sequence MPVAATNSETAMQQVLDNLGSLPSATGAAELDLIFLRGIMESPIVRSLAKAHERLEETKLEAVRDNNLELVQEILRDLAQLAEQSSTAAELARILQEPHFQSLLETHDSVASKTYETPPPSPGLDPTFSNQPVPPDAVRMVGIRKTAGEHLGVTFRVEGGELVIARILHGGMVAQQGLLHVGDIIKEVNGQPVGSDPRALQELLRSASGSVILKILPSYQEPHLPRQVFVKCHFDYDPTRDSLIPCKEAGLRFSAGDLLQIVNQDDANWWQACHVEGGSAGLIPSQLLEEKRKAFVKRDLELTPTSGTLCGSLSGKKKKRMMYLTTKNAEFDRHELLIYEEVARMPPFRRKTLVLIGAQGVGRRSLKNKLIMWDPDRYGTTVPYTSRRPKDSEREGQGYSFVSRAEMEADIRAGRYLEHGEYEGNLYGTRIDSIRGVVAAGRVCVLDVNPQAVKVLRTAEFVPYVVFIEAPDFETLRAMNRAALESGVSTKQLTEADLRRTVEESSRIQRGYGHYFDLCLVNSNLERTFRELQAAMEKLRTEPQWVPVSWVY encoded by the exons GCCCATGAGCGGCTGGAGGAGACGAAGCTGGAGGCAGTGCGAGACAACAACCTGGAGCTGGTGCAGGAAATCCTGCGGGACCTGGCGCAGCTGGCGGAGCAGAGCAGCACCGCGGCCGAGCTGGCCCGCATCCTCCAGGAGCCCCACTTCCAG TCCCTCCTGGAGACGCACGACTCTGTGGCCTCAAAGACCTATGAGACACCACCCCCTAGCCCTGGCCTGGACCCCACATTCAGCAACCAGCCTGTGCCTCCTGATGCTGTGCGCATGGTGGGCATCCGCAAGACAGCTGGAGAGCATCTG GGCGTGACATTCCGCGTGGAGGGTGGCGAGTTGGTGATCGCGCGCATTCTGCATGGGGGCATGGTGGCCCAACAAGGACTCCTACACGTGGGCGACATCATCAAGGAGGTGAACGGGCAGCCGGTAGGCAGCGACCCTCGCGCGCTGCAGGAGCTCCTGCGCAGCGCCAGCGGCAGCGTCATCCTCAAGATCTTGCCCAGCTACCAGGAGCCCCATCTGCCCCGCCAG GTATTTGTGAAATGCCATTTTGACTATGACCCAACCCGAGACAGCCTGATCCCCTGCAAGGAGGCAGGCCTGCGCTTCAGTGCTGGGGACCTGCTTCAGATTGTAAACCAGGATGATGCCAACTGGTGGCAG GCATGCCATGTGGAAGGGGGCAGTGCAGGGCTCATCCCCAGCCAGCTGCTGGAGGAGAAGCGGAAAGCCTTTGTCAAGCGGGACCTGGAACTGACACCCACCTCAG GGACCCTGTGTGGCAgcctttcaggaaagaaaaagaagcgaATGATGTATTTGACCACCAAGAATGCAG AGTTTGACCGCCATGAGCTGCTCATTTATGAGGAGGTGGCCCGCATGCCCCCCTTCCGCCGGAAAACCCTGGTGCTGATTGGGGCTCAGGGCGTGGGCCGCCGCAGCCTGAAGAACAAACTCATCATGTGGGATCCAGATCGCTACGGCACCACAGTGCCCT ACACGTCCCGGAGGCCCAAGGACTCAGAACGGGAAGGCCAGGGTTACAGCTTTGTGTCCCGTGCGGAGATGGAGGCCGACATCCGTGCTGGGCGATACCTGGAACATGGTGAATACGAGGGCAATCTGTACGGCACACGTATCGACTCCATCCGGGGCGTGGTGGCTGCTGGCCGGGTGTGCGTGCTGGATGTCAACCCCCAG GCAGTGAAGGTGCTGAGAACAGCTGAGTTTGTCCCTTATGTGGTGTTCATCGAGGCCCCTGACTTTGAGACCCTGCGGGCCATGAACCGGGCGGCGCTGGAGAGCGGGGTGTCCACCAAGCAGCTCACG GAGGCAGACCTGAGGCGGACAGTGGAGGAGAGCAGCCGCATCCAGAGGGGCTACGGGCACTACTTCGACCTCTGCTTGGTCAACAGCAACCTGGAGAGGACCTTCCGTGAGCTCCAGGCCGCCATGGAGAAGCTGCGCACGGAGCCCCAGTGGGTGCCTGTCAGCTGGGTGTACTGA